A region from the Lysobacter sp. BMK333-48F3 genome encodes:
- a CDS encoding NAD(P)/FAD-dependent oxidoreductase — MSHTLGNRESMIIIGAGLGGLSTGCYAQMNGYKTQIFEMHEIPGGCCTAWERGDFTFDCCISWLLGNGPGNEMHQIWMELGALQGKQMRHFDVFNIVRGSNGQVVYFYSDPDRLEAHLLEISPADAKLIRDFVGGLRKFRKALAVYPFLKPVGLMGRWERWKMLASFVPYFNAIRKSITVLMTDYSAKFKDPFLREAFNFILYEKHQNFPVLPFYFQLASHANLSAGVPEGGSLGLAKSIEARYRRLGGQVHYNAKVEEILVEDDRAVGVRLSDGREVRADIVVSAADGYTTMMRFLKGRYLNDTFRKLYTETINEPHMVFPGYFIAFLGLDKPFPEGEPCTTYLLEPEEAEEMIGIRHPSINVQFRSQHYPELAPDGTSIVYATYFCDIAPWRALNEGPEQVSRVRKGEELHTLPVRRGHEYHAAKRRVSNAMIRFLEKRYPGLKDSISVRDVSSPLTQVRYTGNFDGTVLGWQPFVESGETLEEAIKEHGPVMEGLSNFYISGVWATTGGLIRAAAAGRHVMHFICKDDGKDFTASIDQTAPPPTHLIVPVGPAAPGAAAPQGFPQLAAARAVGA, encoded by the coding sequence ATGTCGCATACGTTGGGCAACAGAGAAAGCATGATCATCATCGGCGCCGGACTGGGCGGCCTGTCCACCGGCTGCTACGCGCAGATGAACGGCTACAAGACCCAGATCTTCGAAATGCACGAAATCCCCGGCGGCTGCTGCACCGCCTGGGAGCGCGGCGACTTCACCTTCGACTGCTGCATCAGCTGGCTGCTCGGCAACGGCCCGGGCAACGAGATGCACCAGATCTGGATGGAACTGGGCGCGCTGCAGGGCAAGCAGATGCGCCATTTCGACGTGTTCAACATCGTCCGCGGCAGCAACGGCCAGGTGGTGTACTTCTACTCCGACCCGGACCGGCTGGAAGCGCACCTGCTGGAGATCTCGCCGGCCGACGCCAAGCTGATCCGCGACTTCGTCGGCGGCCTGCGCAAGTTCCGCAAGGCCCTGGCGGTATACCCCTTCCTCAAGCCGGTCGGACTGATGGGGCGCTGGGAACGCTGGAAGATGCTGGCCTCCTTCGTCCCCTACTTCAACGCCATCCGCAAGTCGATCACGGTGCTGATGACCGACTACTCGGCCAAGTTCAAGGATCCGTTCCTGCGCGAGGCGTTCAACTTCATCCTGTACGAAAAGCACCAGAACTTCCCGGTACTGCCGTTCTACTTCCAGCTCGCCTCGCACGCCAACCTGTCCGCCGGCGTGCCCGAGGGCGGCTCGCTGGGCCTGGCCAAGTCGATCGAGGCGCGCTACCGCCGGCTCGGCGGCCAGGTGCACTACAACGCCAAGGTCGAGGAGATCCTGGTCGAGGACGACCGCGCGGTCGGCGTGCGCCTGAGCGACGGCCGCGAGGTCCGCGCCGACATCGTGGTCTCGGCCGCCGACGGCTACACCACGATGATGCGCTTCCTCAAGGGCCGCTACCTCAACGACACCTTCCGCAAGCTCTACACCGAAACCATCAACGAACCGCACATGGTGTTCCCGGGCTACTTCATCGCCTTCCTCGGCCTGGACAAGCCCTTCCCGGAAGGCGAGCCCTGCACCACCTACCTGCTGGAACCGGAGGAAGCCGAGGAGATGATCGGCATCCGCCACCCCAGCATCAACGTCCAGTTCCGCAGCCAGCACTACCCCGAACTGGCGCCGGACGGCACCAGCATCGTCTACGCCACCTACTTCTGCGACATCGCGCCGTGGCGCGCGCTCAACGAAGGCCCCGAGCAGGTCAGCCGGGTGCGCAAGGGCGAGGAGCTGCACACCCTGCCGGTGCGGCGCGGCCACGAGTACCACGCCGCCAAGCGCCGGGTCAGCAACGCGATGATCCGGTTCCTGGAGAAGCGCTACCCCGGGCTGAAGGATTCGATCAGCGTGCGCGACGTGTCCAGCCCGCTGACCCAGGTACGCTACACCGGCAATTTCGACGGCACCGTGCTCGGCTGGCAGCCGTTCGTGGAAAGCGGCGAAACCCTGGAGGAAGCGATCAAGGAACACGGCCCGGTGATGGAAGGCCTGTCGAACTTCTACATCTCCGGGGTGTGGGCGACCACCGGCGGGCTGATCCGCGCCGCCGCCGCCGGCCGCCACGTCATGCACTTCATCTGCAAGGACGACGGCAAGGACTTCACCGCCAGCATCGACCAGACCGCGCCGCCGCCGACCCATCTGATCGTACCGGTCGGTCCCGCCGCGCCCGGTGCGGCCGCGCCGCAGGGCTTTCCGCAACTGGCCGCGGCGCGGGCGGTCGGCGCATGA